The Helianthus annuus cultivar XRQ/B chromosome 16, HanXRQr2.0-SUNRISE, whole genome shotgun sequence genome includes a window with the following:
- the LOC110916894 gene encoding probable F-box protein At4g22030 → MSTLTQASSFLCYQRARTITRASIRVPKKLTTDPLNLPKLPSQVVLSVDQEINQNPKTNTKETDATAVEKLYLIMEAVADRVEMHKNIGEQRNNWNSLLLTSINAITLSAAIMAAIAATSVAYGASVEVPKFSSSFMYVAVTGMLIIMNKIQPSQLAEEQRNAARLLKQLHGHIQTKIAISNPTQDDVDEAMEEVLAIDRAYPLPLLGVMLEKFPSKVQAAVWWPEKRSNPVKGKDSKNGWNEGLEDEMKEIARVLENKDKADYLRLDEKFLMFNKVLALSGPLLTGFGAIGSAFLGSSHHSWAAVAGVMCGVVASVVNSIEHGGQVGMVVEMYRSNAGFFGMVEESIELNLKEGDVEKREDGELFEMKLALQLGRSVQELRDLAASSTKNEKEMKEFGSKLF, encoded by the exons ATGTCAACATTAACTCAAGCATCAAGTTTCTTGTGCTACCAAAGGGCAAGAACAATCACAAGGGCAAGCATCCGAGTGCCCAAAAAACTCACTACAGACCCTCTAAATCTTCCTAAGCTCCCCTCACAGGTTGTTTTGTCTGTAGATCAAGAAATAAACCAAAACCCTAAAACAAACACCAAAGAAACCGATGCGACAGCCGTTGAGAAGCTTTACCTGATCATGGAGGCAGTGGCTGATAGGGTGGAGATGCACAAGAACATCGGAGAGCAAAGAAACAACTGGAACAGCCTGCTCTTGACATCTATAAACGCCATCACACTTTCGGCTGCAATCATGGCTGCAATTGCTGCTACAAGTGTTGCATATGGTGCATCTGTGGAGGTACCCAAGTTTTCTTCTAGCTTCATGTACGTTGCTGTCACTGGCATGTTAATTATTATGAACAAGATTCAGCCATCCCAATtggctgaagaacaaagaaacgCTGCTAGGTTATTGAAGCAACTCCATGGTCATATCCAGACAAAAATAGCTATTTCTAACCCAACCCAAGATGATGTAGATGAAGCCATGGAGGAAGTTTTAGCCATTGATAGAGCCTACCCACTTCCTTTACTTGGTGTTATGCTTGAAAAGTTTCCGTCAAAG GTACAAGCGGCGGTTTGGTGGCCGGAAAAACGAAGTAATCCGGTAAAAGGGAAGGATAGTAAAAATGGTTGGAATGAGGGTTTGGAAGATGAAATGAAAGAAATTGCTAGGGTTTTGGAGAATAAGGATAAAGCTGATTACTTGAGGCTTGATGAGAAGTTCTTGATGTTTAACAAAGTGTTGGCTTTATCGGGTCCATTGCTAACAGGTTTTGGCGCGATTGGTTCGGCTTTTCTTggatcttctcatcattcttgggcTGCAGTGGCTGGAGTTATGTGTGGGGTGGTGGCAAGTGTGGTAAATAGTATCGAGCATGGAGGACAGGTTGGGATGGTGGTGGAAATGTACCGGAGCAATGCCGGATTCTTTGGAATGGTGGAGGAATCCATAGAACTGAATTTGAAGGAAGGGGATGTTGAGAAAAGAGAGGATGGAGAGTTGTTTGAGATGAAGTTGGCTTTGCAGCTTGGAAGAAGTGTACAAGAACTTAGAGATCTTGCTGCTTCCTCCaccaaaaatgaaaaagaaatgaAAGAGTTTGGAAGCAAGTTATTCTAG